A genomic segment from Nicotiana tabacum cultivar K326 chromosome 9, ASM71507v2, whole genome shotgun sequence encodes:
- the LOC107779078 gene encoding secreted RxLR effector protein 161-like — MESSKTIDTPIANATRLDMDEPGSPVNETMYRGIIGSLLYLTASRPDIVFSLGLCARFQSSPKEFHLKAAKRILRYLKGTHDLVLYYPSGDNFDLIGYADAGYLVDRKSTSGMAYFLGSCLISWGTKKQNSVALSTAEAEYVATISCCAQLLWIKQ; from the coding sequence ATGGAAAGTTCAAAAACCATTGATACTCCTATTGCCAATGCCACACGTctggacatggatgaacctggttctcctGTGAACGAAACCATGTACAGAGGTATCATCGGGTCACTCTTGTATCTCACAGCTAGCAGACCTGATATTGTATTCAGTTTGGGATTATGTGCTAGATTTCAATCAAGTCCAAAGGAATTTCATCTGAAAGCTGCCAAGAGGATTCTAAGGTATCTCAAAGGAACACATGACCTGGTACTCTACTATCCTTCAGGAGATAATTTTGACttaattgggtatgctgatgctgGTTATctagtggatagaaagagcacatcTGGCATGGCATATTTTCTGGGGTCATGCTTAATCTCATGGGGTACAAAGAAACAAAACTCTGTGGCTCTTTCAACTGCAGAAGCTGAATATGTGGCAACTAtttcttgttgtgctcaactgtTGTGGATCAAGCAATAA